Below is a window of Pyrobaculum aerophilum str. IM2 DNA.
TGGGTACCGGCTCAACCGCTGTGGAGTTAATCACGACATAGGGAAAGCTGTCCCCCGGGCTTAACTCTACGAAGACATAGCTGGAAATATCCGCCGCTCTTAATATGGCTATTAACAACGCCGCCACTACTAGGACTCTTCTAGACAACATGCGTCAAAAAAAAACGGATTTATAAATCTTGAGGCGGGAATAGGCTCTGAGGTAAGGGAGTTGGCGCCAAGGAATGAGGAACCGGTTGCCAGAACTTGGAGCTATCTCAAAGGCGCATGGGGCCCTCCCGCGTGCTCTCACCGCCACGTAGTTTACAGGTCGCCGGAAGAAGTCAAGGACTTCCGCTATTCTCACACCGCTACCCTTGCCGTAAACATATACCTCAATGACGCTCATAGATATAGCTAGTGCCTACTGCGCTGAGTTGTGGGCTATGGCGTAAAGGTATAGATACCGTCCGTTTCTAATGTCGCCACCTCCGAGGGAGGCGCTTTTCCAGCCCCCTATACATTGCCAATATATCACCGCGCGTATATACGTACATCACATGGCCGCCCATTAGCCCCTGCGCGAGAGGTTAAACGGCTTTCCCTGTTGCAGAATCTTGTCAGCTATGTCGGGGGCCAGCCGCTTGAGGTCTTCGGCGACTGATTCCAGGAACTGTAGCTCTTCCTTTTCATTTCTCAACTCGTCGGGGAGCATCCTCGGAATCTCCTCTATTATGGGGTACCAGCGGCCGCAGTTGGGGCAGTAAATCACCCCCGTCTCAATCTCCCACTTGTGGCACTCCTCGCACGGTAGGGTGTCCGGCTTGGGGTGCTCCTTTATTTTAAGGTCGCGGTAAGAGCAGTACTCCTCGCAGAAGGGCTTCCTGGGCCAGGTGTACTGCCTCTCGGGGTGCTCTGTGCGTTTTATCACCACAAGCCTCAGGGGGAAGGTCTTGTCGTAAGGGCAGGCCAAAACGTCCATGAGCCTGTACTTCATAACACCCAGAATGCGAGTATTAATAAAAATTGTCTATGGGAGCCCTTTAGCCCTAAAGCCCGCCCACGACTAGACGAATTTGCACTCAATCCCCTCTAGCCTAGCCGCGTTGCAAAGCCTCCCGTCCCCCGTTATTAACGCCGAATTTGTCTGGATGGCGGATACTATTTGAAGGGCATCTGCGATGTATAAGCCGTGTCTCTCTACGTATTTACTCGCCTCCAAGACTTGGCCTATTGTAAGCGGCAGTAACCTCATGGCGCCTAGCCTTGTCAGCCTCCTCACGTCTCCCAGCAACCTCTTTTTGAGGAGGGGGTATACCTCAAGCTTGCCGGCTCTCCTAGCGGCTTTGTGAATAGCGGAGAGGGCCTCTCCCACGTTGAATAAGTGTGTGTATAACAACGCATCGCCGTTATAGGCGGAGATAAATATTTTCCTCACCTCCTCTAAACCCTTCTCCATTGATCTACTACATCTTTCAGCGCCTTGAATCGGCGCAGGGCGTCTAGCTGTACTTGACCCCTCTCCGCCTTCTTCCTACACATAATCCGTCCCCATCATTCTCAGTACTTTCTCCGTTCACTCGTCCTCTGTATATACGACGAACTAAATGTCCTTATCACGACCTAGCTTAATGGTATATTACTGGGAGCCCCCTGTCTACGCCAGTTCCGTCTCTCTGTTCAAAAACTACGGCGACAAGCACTTTTTAAAACACAGCGCTTCTCACGGCTCAACGTCCGTGAAAACCCTGAGTTTAAAAGGAATGGGAAAAACTATAACTCGCTTTTTGTAGTTTACCGCAAGCGTTGCCAATATTGCAAATAAAGCTAGCAATAAGCCATCTGTCGGTTATCAACACGCCCATTCGTAGACATGCTCTCAGCAACATACATTTTGTCGGCTATAGATTCAGTCGTCATCTCTACAGCGGCAAGGAGTTTGTAGCTTATGTCCCAGCGATCTACAACATCTATTCAAATAGTCCTCTCCTCCGATTTTTCTCGCCGTAAATTAACCTCCAGCCGGCCCACTCTTTAATGTGCAGAAGACGACCAGGTAAATCCCTCAGCGTTGGTACACTCATGCAATATCGCTACCTCCTTCTCAACAACGCCTCTAGCTTAACCTCAGTAGTTTGTCACTGACATATGTGCTTTTGCGACACATGAAGTTTTGCCTGACGGCTTACAGATAGCACAAGCATATCGCTAAGAGCACAAAAGGGATTTTGATATCTGCTAACTCGCCGCTTCTCAGGGGCACTACAATGTCTACCGGGCGTCTCTCTAGCGCATGTCATGTGGCGTATATCTCCATTACTCTGCGCCAAGTCTGGACATAGGTGTAACCACAGCCAGCTCCACCGTTGGAACACTAAATGTGTAGCGCCAAAATTGTTAAAACGTCGGGACCCGACTCCTCATCCGCTTCAAGTCATATTAGATAGTTTTTCACATGATGGAGGATAAAAAAGAGCAACGCCTTGTTAAATGCCTATCCCTATGCCAATAACAATAGAAAGAGTTAATAAAATAAAGAGGAGTAACCTAATAGGGAGCCTAGGGGCATAGAGCTCTTTGTAGACATAAAGAAGGAGGGCTTGCCATAAGAACAGGGCCCCTGTTGTAAAGACTTGATTAACTAGATCCATGTGCCTTTGTTGGTAACATACTTTTATCTGTTGACGGCAATATCTCCCTCAACAATTCGTCTTTGATATTTAACAGCTTATCTCTATATTTTGTCCCGGCCAGATAGCAGACTTCACATGGGTGTAACACCTCATCTTCCATATTCAGCTTCTTCATCAAGGCGGCTGGCCCCTTTACTCTAAGATACCACGCAAGGATGTGGCGATTTAGTCTCGCAACGATAACTTCTAGCGATTCATTTTTTATATTGCCTACCACAAAGAGAGGCCTTGCTTCTGTATTTATAGCATGACCGCAACAGAAGGTTATATCGCCGTTTGGGTGTACTACAATCTTAGCTACAGCATCGACACAGCCTACACCTTCTTTTGGTCGATTTGTCTGAGATATTGCGCCACGGGGTATTTTAAATCTGGCTCTGCCTAATGGGGCGGGGAAATCTTCAGTAACTATGACGTTGGTCAAACCAGCCTCATCCAGCTTTGATCTGATACGGTCATAATCAGGTTGTCCATCATCTACAGCAAGCTTGATCGTTCCCACCACTACGTCAAGACCTAACTCCACCGCCGCCCTTGCTGCGTTTACCACATTGGTAAACCCGCCAAATCTCTGAAGATGCGGCAAGTGAAATCTATCAAAACTGATATTCAGCTCCCTTAGGCCCAATGTAGCAAGTTCTTCCAGAAATTTTCTTGCTCTTTCGTAAGTCGAAGCCCACCACGCATTAGTGACAAGTCTTGTAACAAAGCCTAGATCCGCGGCGAGCTTTATCCCACGCTTAAGATGTTCTGGGAATAAAGTAGGCTCACCGCCGGTAAAAACCACTACTTTAATTGAGGGAATCCAATAAGCCTCTCTGATGACTTTCTCTAAATAATCCAACTCAAGAACGGTGAACTCACGTGGTGACGACCCTATGCTACAGTGGTCACATTCAAAATTGCATTTGTAACTATACATGAAGACTAGAGTATCGGGAATTGCGAAAAAAGACATTATACTCCTTTATAAGTTAACGAAATGTGATATATGGCAGGCGCCACGACAACCGCATATACCCATACCGCTACTGCGTGCCAGACGGCACCTACCATGTTAACTACGCCGGCTACGTTGAAGAAAACATACAAGTTTAGCTCAACCCAAGTATTTACAGAAGTAGAGCCATATTCAAGTGGTTTAGCGAACTCGGCGCTATGGTATAGCAATAAGTTTTCTTTTATATCTAAGTCTGCTATTAAGTGCAATATCATAGCTCTTCGCCACTCTTATTATCCGGCCCTCTTGTTGCCTCTCCGTAATATACACGCATTATGATATCTACTGTTCTCACAACTTTTTGCTTTTTCTCTTTTAGCGCCTTGTCTCTAACTTCACTAAGATATTCCTTAGGCGTATGCTTTCTTTCAATTTCACCCATTACGTGTTCTGTATCGTCACCAATTCCTATGAATCTGGCTTTATCTCCTTCCTCAAACACAGCAACTGAGGGCTGCAATATAGTCTGGTTTGCATGTTTTACAACCCAGGCATGCAAGACATATGCCTTGCCCTTATAATTGGTCACATGGATTACGGCTTTCGTAACATTTGCTACGTGGCTACGTTTTTCATCAACTTCTTTAATTTCTACACAGTAACCTTCCCCGGAAAGTTCATTGGCCCTAGGCGCATAGGCTAACGCCATTAATGGATTAAGGCTTATTGCTAACAGGAAGGAAGCGCTTATATTTGCTAGGAACTCTCTACGCTTGATTAATTCCTCGAAGTTCTTTATCTCCCTTAATTTATTTTGAGTATTTCGTGTAGGCTGGGACATAAGCTTTTTTTTCCTGTATTTTTAAGCCTTATGCTGTTAAACATACCGTGTTACTATAAGGGGTTATTGGTCGTAATTTCCGTATATGTTTTGATAGGGCTTATTAACTATATAATTATTGCGTCCCCAGCCCCGCTCGTTCTAAAAATCTTTATCATCTCTATATCTTCGGGGGCGTCTCTTCAGATTTTCCTCTGGATTCCGAAAGAGGCATATGTGAAGGAAGGGGGAGTGCTATTAATGGGACTAGTGCGTAGGAAGTTTATCCCGGGAGAGGTCATGGAGGAGTATACATACGAGGAAGTCAGACGAAGGATCTCGTTCGTACCTGTTGGGAATAGGGTTATTTTACACTGCTTTTTCTGGGGCCTATACGGGAGCTTTCAGAGACGCAACGGGGAGTGGGTTAGTGTGGACGTCTATGCCGGGAGAGACTGCAAGGGCAAGTGGCTTTTGCTTAAAAAACGGGGGCAGGAGAAGTACCTCTTAGTCTGTCCCGGCAACACATGATTTTGTTCTTCCTGACGGCGTTTGGGCTTGGGTGGCTCTTTCAGCTACTCGCCGCGTACAGCCCCTTCTGGCTCGCCGCAACTATGTGGACGCCCGCGCTGGGAGCCTTGCTTGAGCTGAAGAGGGAGGGTAGGCTTAAGCCCAGGCCGTTCGGCGATGACTGGCGGGGCTTAAAAACACTTTACAAAGCTACAGCCCCGGCGGCGTTTTGGGTGGCGTTGTCGTGTCTAATGTCGTTTTTCTTCGTGGGCCCCAATCCCTATACTCCCCCGACGGTCCGCGTGTATTTTCTCGTGCCAGTGGAAGCCCCCGGCTGGGTTGTATACGCCGCGCTCCCCCTAGCTCTGGCGGCCCCTTTCATAAACGCCCTTATTGTCACCTTCGGCGAGGAGTTCGGCTGGCGCGGTTATCTCCTCCCAAAGCTGGCTAGGAGAATGGGCTGGATCTGGGCCTCCGCGGTCGTTGGCGTCGTGTGGGGCGTGTTGCACACGCCGGCAATTCTCGTCGTTGGTCACAATTACGGGCGGCCGTGGTGTTTAGAGTGTCTCAGGGCCTTTGTCCTTTTGACACTACCTATGTCTTTCCTCCACACTTGG
It encodes the following:
- a CDS encoding Trm112 family protein, which produces MKYRLMDVLACPYDKTFPLRLVVIKRTEHPERQYTWPRKPFCEEYCSYRDLKIKEHPKPDTLPCEECHKWEIETGVIYCPNCGRWYPIIEEIPRMLPDELRNEKEELQFLESVAEDLKRLAPDIADKILQQGKPFNLSRRG
- a CDS encoding type II toxin-antitoxin system VapC family toxin; this encodes MEKGLEEVRKIFISAYNGDALLYTHLFNVGEALSAIHKAARRAGKLEVYPLLKKRLLGDVRRLTRLGAMRLLPLTIGQVLEASKYVERHGLYIADALQIVSAIQTNSALITGDGRLCNAARLEGIECKFV
- a CDS encoding radical SAM/SPASM domain-containing protein → MSFFAIPDTLVFMYSYKCNFECDHCSIGSSPREFTVLELDYLEKVIREAYWIPSIKVVVFTGGEPTLFPEHLKRGIKLAADLGFVTRLVTNAWWASTYERARKFLEELATLGLRELNISFDRFHLPHLQRFGGFTNVVNAARAAVELGLDVVVGTIKLAVDDGQPDYDRIRSKLDEAGLTNVIVTEDFPAPLGRARFKIPRGAISQTNRPKEGVGCVDAVAKIVVHPNGDITFCCGHAINTEARPLFVVGNIKNESLEVIVARLNRHILAWYLRVKGPAALMKKLNMEDEVLHPCEVCYLAGTKYRDKLLNIKDELLREILPSTDKSMLPTKAHGSS
- a CDS encoding CPBP family intramembrane glutamic endopeptidase; translation: MILFFLTAFGLGWLFQLLAAYSPFWLAATMWTPALGALLELKREGRLKPRPFGDDWRGLKTLYKATAPAAFWVALSCLMSFFFVGPNPYTPPTVRVYFLVPVEAPGWVVYAALPLALAAPFINALIVTFGEEFGWRGYLLPKLARRMGWIWASAVVGVVWGVLHTPAILVVGHNYGRPWCLECLRAFVLLTLPMSFLHTWAYLKYGVWGAAFLHGAVNGWAGAYFLLYSHTFGNLVWSITGLYGAATLAATAAVFWLLANPTARGNKAVFKNQV